The following proteins are co-located in the Poecile atricapillus isolate bPoeAtr1 chromosome 2, bPoeAtr1.hap1, whole genome shotgun sequence genome:
- the COMMD3 gene encoding COMM domain-containing protein 3, translated as MELSPYAQGGWRLLGDPRRFPRRPFAALLRAAFRSLLDHPQAGLDDPDLKDIDPTVLKHCHAAAATCILEAGKQKADISAISTCLEDCKLDKERIEQFCTEYQKNKDALEILLGSIGRSPLHITDVSWRLEYQIKNNQLHKTYQPSYLVTLNVENSDSGSHPDVSFSCTMEQLQDLVGKLKDAAKSLERATQM; from the exons ATGGAGCTGTCGCCGTACGCGCAGGGCGGGTGGCGGCTGCTGGGCGACCCCCGCCGCTTCCCCCGCCGCCCCTTCGCCGCCCTCCTCCGCGCCGCCTTCCGCAGCCTCCTGGATCACCCGCAGGCCGGGTTGG aCGATCCAGACCTGAAAGATATTGACCCTACGGTATTAAAGCATTGCCATGCTGCGGCTGCAACGTGTATTCTGGAGGCAGGGAAGCAGAAAGCTGACATATCTGCTATAAG CACATGCCTGGAAGACTGCAAACTGGATAAAGAGAGAATAGAACAATTTTGCACCGAATATCAg AAAAACAAGGATGCATTGGAAATCCTATTGGGAAG CATAGGCAGATCTCCTCTCCATATAACTGATGTGTCTTGGCGCTTGGAATATCAGATCAAG aacAATCAACTTCATAAAACTTATCAGCCTTCCTATTTGGTGACCTTAAACGTAGAG aACAGTGATTCAGGATCACACCCAGATGTTAGTTTTAGTTGTACGATGGAGCAATTACAG GATTTAGTGGGAAAGCTAAAAGATGCTGCAAAAAGTCTAGAACGAGCGACTCAGATGTGA